From the Nocardiopsis changdeensis genome, one window contains:
- a CDS encoding EF-hand domain-containing protein translates to MAGVEEKSRMEKRFELWDREGKGYVERSDVEAGAVRFAQALGEQGSTKEQALIDAYMGMWDSLSRAAGTDRVGKDVFLRLSETAVIGQGDGGFDRVLRPVVEALADLLDTDGDGRVGEREFVRWAGVMGVRGPDSARAFEHLDGDGDGTLSREEFTVAVRDYLFGRHDAPLFGAR, encoded by the coding sequence ATGGCCGGGGTCGAGGAGAAGAGCCGGATGGAGAAGCGCTTCGAGCTCTGGGACCGGGAGGGGAAGGGGTACGTCGAGCGCTCCGACGTCGAGGCCGGGGCCGTGCGCTTCGCGCAGGCGCTCGGTGAGCAGGGCTCGACGAAGGAGCAAGCGCTCATCGACGCCTACATGGGCATGTGGGACTCCCTGTCCCGGGCCGCGGGCACGGACCGGGTCGGGAAGGACGTCTTCCTGCGGCTCTCCGAGACAGCGGTCATCGGTCAGGGCGACGGCGGGTTCGACCGGGTGCTGCGCCCGGTGGTCGAGGCGCTCGCGGACCTGCTGGACACCGACGGCGACGGGCGGGTCGGCGAGCGGGAGTTCGTGCGATGGGCCGGCGTCATGGGGGTGCGCGGCCCCGACTCCGCCAGGGCGTTCGAGCACCTGGACGGGGACGGCGACGGGACCCTCTCACGCGAGGAGTTCACCGTCGCGGTCCGGGACTACCTGTTCGGCAGGCACGACGCCCCGCTGTTCGGCGCCCGCTGA
- a CDS encoding LamG domain-containing protein — protein MPRRARVWGAAVPALALLLPVLSTPAHAEQEPAADTPAVSTTGPAVEGSPPETPVELSDSRGGACSSDPETPRLINEASPTLTAYVRDRDSTSASRQKVKTEFTWSVDGSQVGSAESPSTDVAAWPSGSFQSADASGLPENVLIAYRARAHDGTSWSDWSPDCYLKVNTSRPDQGPAVASTDYPDDGMAYGEPGLPGEFTFGNNGVDAAEEYHYGFNDDSCTTKVTPSTPGGSVTVTLTPGQDGPNWIYARTVDGFGNSSDCVLVYSFLVASLRHPIVHLAFDEGQGAHTADIMDPDHGATLSEGVDWVRGRIGTTENPNTNPSPRMTGTAVHTSGYTDGDPGPYDRIDVDHSSVDTSGTFSVGVWVKLDRARADHIAMAQEGSGQSAFRLGYDGDSGRWAFEMSPEDEHWNGSRPWASAVSSQAAEVDVWTHLLGVHDSRTGEFTLYVDGVEQGRATHTGEWNATGPLTVGRDPGQGAGDHYWPGVIDDVKVWDRIVRDRPVSDRVSEDNEVWHLANAPLAPEGRWLLDEYDGTQVLDSTDHGLDAALQGDPLTAWNHAENQVTGSPGVRFNGEDEYIETLGPVLRTDRSFSIAAWVRLDESELDTDAVAVSQSGEHRSAFQLGYESSNGTWVFRFSSDDEPVTGAEVWSGVHSTSPARPGEWTHLAGVYDYTRKEMVLYVDGFMAARASVDHAWHAEGGLLIGAARIQGANGRYWPGDIDDVHAYQGALGYFGMITVRNGLFPNIRG, from the coding sequence ATGCCCCGCCGTGCTCGGGTGTGGGGTGCCGCCGTGCCGGCCCTCGCGCTCCTGCTCCCCGTCCTGTCCACCCCCGCCCACGCGGAGCAGGAACCGGCCGCCGACACCCCGGCCGTCTCCACCACCGGGCCGGCCGTTGAAGGCAGCCCCCCTGAGACACCTGTCGAGCTCTCGGACTCCCGCGGGGGCGCTTGTTCCTCCGACCCCGAGACCCCTCGGCTGATCAACGAGGCGTCGCCCACCCTCACCGCCTACGTCCGCGACCGCGACTCCACCTCGGCCAGCCGACAGAAGGTCAAGACCGAATTCACCTGGTCCGTCGACGGTTCCCAGGTCGGCAGCGCGGAGAGCCCTTCCACCGACGTCGCGGCCTGGCCCTCGGGTTCCTTCCAGTCGGCCGATGCCTCCGGACTGCCCGAGAACGTGCTGATCGCCTATCGCGCGCGGGCCCACGACGGCACCTCGTGGTCGGACTGGTCCCCGGACTGCTACCTGAAGGTCAACACCTCGCGCCCCGACCAAGGCCCGGCGGTGGCCTCGACCGACTACCCGGACGACGGCATGGCGTACGGGGAGCCGGGACTGCCGGGCGAGTTCACCTTCGGCAACAACGGGGTGGACGCGGCCGAGGAGTACCACTACGGGTTCAACGACGACTCCTGCACCACCAAGGTCACCCCGTCGACCCCGGGCGGATCGGTCACGGTGACCCTCACGCCCGGGCAGGATGGGCCGAACTGGATCTACGCCCGCACGGTGGACGGCTTCGGGAACTCCTCCGACTGCGTGCTGGTGTACTCCTTCCTCGTCGCATCGCTCAGGCATCCGATCGTCCACCTCGCTTTCGACGAGGGACAGGGGGCCCACACCGCCGACATCATGGACCCCGACCACGGCGCCACGCTCTCGGAGGGCGTCGACTGGGTCCGCGGCCGCATCGGGACCACCGAGAACCCCAACACGAACCCGTCTCCGCGCATGACCGGCACGGCGGTGCACACCAGCGGCTACACCGACGGCGACCCCGGTCCCTACGACCGGATCGACGTGGACCACTCCTCTGTCGATACCTCCGGCACGTTCTCCGTCGGAGTCTGGGTCAAACTCGACCGAGCCCGCGCAGACCACATCGCGATGGCCCAGGAGGGCAGCGGGCAGAGCGCCTTCCGTCTCGGCTACGACGGCGACAGCGGCCGGTGGGCGTTCGAGATGTCTCCGGAGGACGAGCACTGGAACGGATCGCGCCCGTGGGCGTCGGCCGTCTCGTCCCAGGCCGCCGAAGTGGACGTGTGGACCCACCTGCTCGGCGTCCATGATTCCCGGACGGGCGAGTTCACCCTGTACGTCGACGGTGTCGAGCAGGGTCGAGCCACCCACACCGGGGAGTGGAACGCCACCGGGCCGCTGACCGTGGGCCGTGACCCGGGTCAGGGCGCGGGAGACCACTATTGGCCCGGGGTGATCGACGACGTCAAGGTCTGGGACCGCATCGTCCGCGACAGGCCCGTGTCCGACCGCGTATCCGAGGACAACGAGGTCTGGCACCTGGCCAACGCCCCGCTCGCCCCCGAAGGCCGCTGGCTGCTGGACGAGTACGACGGAACACAGGTGCTCGATTCCACCGACCATGGCTTGGACGCCGCTTTGCAGGGTGATCCGCTCACCGCCTGGAACCATGCGGAGAACCAGGTCACGGGTTCGCCCGGTGTCCGGTTCAACGGCGAGGACGAGTACATCGAAACCCTTGGTCCGGTCCTGCGCACCGACCGCAGCTTCAGTATCGCCGCCTGGGTGCGCCTGGATGAATCCGAGTTGGACACGGACGCCGTCGCCGTCAGCCAATCCGGGGAACACCGGAGCGCGTTCCAACTGGGCTATGAAAGTTCCAATGGCACCTGGGTGTTCCGGTTCTCGTCCGACGACGAACCCGTGACCGGGGCCGAGGTGTGGAGCGGTGTTCATTCGACCTCTCCGGCCCGACCGGGGGAGTGGACCCACCTGGCCGGCGTCTACGACTACACGCGCAAGGAGATGGTCTTGTACGTCGACGGCTTCATGGCGGCCCGGGCGAGTGTGGACCACGCCTGGCACGCCGAAGGCGGTCTGCTCATCGGTGCGGCGCGGATCCAGGGTGCGAACGGCCGTTATTGGCCCGGCGATATCGACGACGTCCATGCCTACCAGGGTGCTCTCGGGTACTTCGGTATGATCACGGTTCGCAACGGCTTGTTCCCCAATATTCGCGGCTGA
- a CDS encoding acyltransferase family protein, which produces MPSPTSPEGTGPARPVQVGTGGHRPGIEGLRAVAVLLVAAYHIWFGRVSGGVDVFLMLTGLLVTASLLRAATGPGIRYGAFLARLAARLLPPAALVVLFTLAGTWLFLPRSQWSEAPGGAVAALLGHTNWRLALDSVDYLARTGVPDPFQHFWSLSVQWQFYLLWPALIAGAVLLARRGGRDPRRPLFWALAAVFALSLAYSVVTTRTDQPWAYFDTGARLWELALGGLVALLLPALRPRRTARLLLGWGGLAALVLCGALLQVSTAFPGFAALWPTLAAAAVIAAGAPAGEAVGVDRVLSSRPLRYLGSISYALYLWHWPILVFYLAATDRDLATPQGGAVILAVSLLATAATTPLADRLAGLGRGAGRRAVLRGTAVALACLLPALGAAGAWAQAQEAERARWDALLADGGGYPGAAATDGGAAAPDLPVYPPVSLAAEDAPVTYADGCNQTTMDSEVIVCDYGPDHAERTVALVGGSHAAHWFPALEAIAVENDWRLLNIVKGACLFTDAPQVYKGEPYTSCAEWNRGVMAELERLRPDTVFTTGTTTSLDASAGFGEEQIVDGYVERWRELGEWGIEVVAVRDTPRFGFDVPGCLAEADPADPDACTTEPERSLAPVSPLAEAALPANVTVLDLTDLFCDADVCRPVIGNVLVYWDGSHIGSTFMRTLAPELERRWLLAERR; this is translated from the coding sequence GCCTACCACATCTGGTTCGGCCGGGTCTCCGGCGGCGTCGACGTGTTCCTCATGCTCACGGGCCTGCTCGTCACCGCCTCCCTGCTGCGCGCCGCCACCGGCCCGGGCATCCGCTACGGCGCGTTCCTCGCCCGGCTGGCGGCCCGCCTGCTGCCGCCCGCGGCCCTGGTCGTCCTGTTCACCCTGGCCGGGACCTGGCTGTTCCTGCCCCGGTCGCAGTGGAGCGAGGCGCCCGGGGGAGCGGTCGCCGCCCTGCTCGGCCACACCAACTGGCGCCTGGCCCTGGACTCGGTGGACTACCTGGCCCGCACCGGCGTCCCCGACCCCTTCCAGCACTTCTGGTCGCTGTCGGTGCAGTGGCAGTTCTACCTGCTGTGGCCCGCCCTCATCGCGGGAGCGGTGCTGCTCGCCCGGCGCGGGGGGCGCGACCCGCGCCGGCCGCTGTTCTGGGCGCTGGCGGCGGTGTTCGCGCTCTCCCTGGCCTACTCGGTGGTGACGACCCGCACCGACCAGCCGTGGGCGTACTTCGACACCGGGGCCCGGCTGTGGGAGCTCGCGCTCGGCGGGCTGGTGGCCCTGCTGCTGCCGGCCCTGCGACCCAGGCGCACCGCCCGGCTGCTCCTGGGCTGGGGCGGGCTGGCGGCGCTGGTGCTGTGCGGGGCGCTGCTCCAGGTGTCCACGGCGTTCCCGGGCTTCGCCGCGCTGTGGCCCACCCTGGCGGCCGCGGCCGTCATCGCTGCGGGGGCGCCCGCAGGCGAGGCCGTCGGCGTCGACCGGGTGCTGTCCTCCCGGCCGCTGCGCTACCTCGGCTCCATCTCCTATGCCCTGTACCTGTGGCACTGGCCGATCCTGGTCTTCTACCTGGCCGCCACCGACCGCGACCTGGCCACCCCGCAGGGCGGGGCGGTCATCCTGGCGGTGTCGCTGCTGGCCACCGCCGCGACCACCCCGCTTGCCGACCGGCTCGCCGGGCTCGGGCGCGGGGCGGGCCGCCGGGCGGTGCTGCGCGGCACCGCCGTCGCACTGGCCTGCCTCCTCCCGGCCCTGGGCGCGGCGGGCGCCTGGGCGCAGGCCCAGGAGGCCGAACGCGCCCGCTGGGACGCCCTGCTCGCCGACGGCGGCGGCTACCCGGGCGCCGCCGCCACCGACGGCGGCGCGGCGGCACCGGACCTGCCGGTCTACCCGCCGGTGTCCCTGGCCGCCGAGGACGCCCCGGTCACCTACGCCGACGGGTGCAACCAGACCACCATGGACTCCGAGGTCATCGTCTGCGACTACGGGCCCGACCACGCCGAGCGCACCGTCGCCCTCGTGGGCGGCTCGCACGCCGCGCACTGGTTCCCGGCCCTGGAGGCCATCGCCGTCGAGAACGACTGGCGGCTGCTCAACATCGTCAAGGGCGCCTGCCTGTTCACCGACGCCCCACAGGTCTACAAGGGCGAGCCCTACACCTCCTGCGCCGAGTGGAACCGGGGGGTGATGGCGGAGCTGGAGCGGCTGCGGCCCGACACGGTCTTCACCACCGGCACCACCACCAGCCTGGACGCCTCCGCCGGGTTCGGCGAGGAGCAGATCGTGGACGGGTACGTGGAGCGCTGGCGCGAACTGGGGGAGTGGGGCATCGAGGTGGTCGCGGTGCGCGACACCCCCAGGTTCGGGTTCGACGTGCCCGGCTGCCTGGCCGAGGCGGACCCCGCCGACCCGGACGCCTGCACCACCGAACCGGAGCGGTCCCTGGCACCGGTCTCCCCGCTGGCGGAGGCCGCCCTGCCCGCGAACGTGACGGTGCTGGACCTGACCGACCTGTTCTGCGACGCGGACGTGTGCCGCCCGGTGATCGGCAACGTGCTCGTGTACTGGGACGGCAGCCACATCGGCTCCACCTTCATGCGCACCCTCGCCCCGGAGCTCGAACGCCGCTGGCTCCTCGCCGAACGCCGCTGA